One Microplitis mediator isolate UGA2020A chromosome 3, iyMicMedi2.1, whole genome shotgun sequence DNA segment encodes these proteins:
- the LOC130666014 gene encoding THO complex subunit 6 homolog, producing the protein MPESLNNKLFYNTVLCQSFSPSGKHLAAGNIYGDISIYDLSKSLTPITEENDLPGPSYKFTAHPDQHVQTMLSTDNFLVTGAAGEISGWDWNVVTSSKASKIKVSWTVQIPADKDSSEKSDVNYMVYSNDKHYLYAGCGDKKIYIINLDNGKILKALEGHESYIHCLSLMNNQLASAGEDGSVRLWDLRTYENTSILKPHLVDKVARPKLGKWIGAVDFTEDWLLCGGGPNLSLWHLRTMEPATIFDLPDQGIHEAKIFEERVIAGGTMPYVYHLNYQGETLAEVPTSSNTVYSIVYQEKPHRVLSIAGSSNKIDICTNFNYRELVFKFA; encoded by the exons ATGCCggaaagtttaaataataaattattttacaacacAGTTCTGTGTCAATCATTTTCTCCATCAGGAAAACATTTAGCTGCTGGAAATATTTATGGAGATATTTCAATATATGA tttatcTAAATCATTGACTCCAATAACTGAAGAAAATGATTTACCAGGGccttcatataaatttacagCACATCCAGACCAACATGTACAGACAATGTTATcaactgataattttttggtcACCGGAGCTGCTGGAGAAATATCCGGGTGGGATTGGAACGTCGTTACGTCCAGCAaagcttcaaaaataaaagtttcttGGACTGTGCAGATTCCTGCTGACaa AGACAGTTCAGAAAAATCGGATGTTAATTACATGGTTTATTCAAACGACAAACATTATTTGTATGCTGGATGTGGtgacaagaaaatttatatcattaatttGGACAATGGAAAGATCTTGAAGGCATTAGAAGGTCATGAGAGTTACATTCATTGTCTATCATTAat gAACAACCAATTGGCGAGTGCCGGTGAAGATGGATCAGTTCGTCTCTGGGATTTACGAACATACGAGAATACGAGTATATTGAAGCCGCATTTAGTCGACAAGGTCGCGAGACCCAAGCTCGGAAAGTGGATTGGCGCCGTAGACTTTACCGAAGACTGGCtg CTCTGCGGGGGCGGTCCGAACCTTTCACTCTGGCACCTTCGCACCATGGAACCCGCGACTATTTTTGATTTACCCGACCAGGGCATTCACGAGgctaaaatttttgaggagCGCGTCATTGCTGGAGGTACGATGCCGTATGTTTACCACCTGAATTATCAAGGAGAGACACTGGCCGAGGTACCCACCTCTAGTAACACCGTCTACAGTATCGTCTATCAAGAAAAACCCCACAGAGTTCTCAGCATCGCCGGTTCCAGCAACAAAATAGACATCTGCACCAACTTCAATTACCGGGAATTAGTATTTAAGTTTGCGtga